Part of the Candidatus Brocadia sinica JPN1 genome, AGGGTTTAACTGTAGTAAATCAAATAAAAGGACAGGATATTTCAGAACGTTTAGATAAGTTAGAACAACAATTTTTTGAAACGGCAAAATCAGAACTTGAAACAGTCAAGAATCCCGCTGATTATGGGCGAGGCAAAATGGAATTCATTAAACATATAAAATTCATTTTCACAAAAACACCGGAACAGAAAGCTAGGGAAAAATTAAAAGCAGTGTTTGAAGATTTACAATATACAAAAATTTGTAATTTTCTAAATATGGTAGTTTGCGGGGAGCTTGAAGATGTTAATGCTTATCAAAGATCTAGTGAGCGATTATACTTAAAATTTGAGAAGATATATAATGAGCTTGATAGAAAGTGTCAATATTCAACAGAAGTATATCGAGCTTTAAAAGAAGGAGATATTTTAGTGCAAGAATTAAATTGTATTGATAAACGCCGAAAACCTGAATTATCTATTGAGGTTGAATCTGATGGAGAAAGGAGAAGTTAATATGTCTCAAGAAAAGAAAAATTGTAAGGAATGTGGAATGCTTTTTACCCCTGGTCCGAATAATTCTGAATATTGTCCAGAACATCAAAGGAAGAAAACTTCTATTTTGAGTTATATTAAAGCAGGAGGGATGATTGCAGGAGGTGTAATAGCATATATTTTTCTTGCGCCATTTTTGGGCAATAGGGATGATGATGCTTCTATTTGAGGATTTTGTTTTTGTGTTTAATACTGTGCTATACTTTATTTGAAAAATAATATTTGGTGGTAATCCGCTATGCCAAGGTCGTGGGGTGTGGGCCTTTAATCAAGCGCAAGGATTGGGTGTGTAATAAATTTAAATAGCAAAATTAAAGCCCTTCTCTATAAAGTACTGGGGAGGTAATTTATGCTCAAAGGATGGCCAATAATTTCACAATTAGAAAATCAAGACCCTTATTTACCAATTGATTCTAAACACGTAGAACAAATTTGTAATGAATTGTCAACTTTTAACAATGAACTTAAAAACGATCTAATCAAGCTGCTCCGTTCTAATAAATTTGGTAAATGGGCTTCTGGATTAAACGGAGAATACAAAACATCTGACGAAAAACTCTTCAATTGTTATTTCTCAAACCAAGCCTTTTCTCCAGATGTGCTATCAAGACCTCCACGACATTTAGGTGGACCGATATGTGCGGTCTTGTTTTACTTATCATTTGATTTACAAAATATGCTTATAGAGCATATGAGAAGAATATCAAGTGCTAAGATAATTCCATTCAGTAATGATGAAAAAAATTTAAAAAGCAAACATCGTATTTACCAATTCGTTGAATTTGAACAAGTAATACGTGTAATTAAATCGGTTCAATATGAGTTAGAAAGCTTTTACTCGATGTCGGAAAACATTTTTTGTAACAACGCTCAGATCTTAAAGCCTCCCACAAATAATTGGTCGTTCGACTTTGAACAATTACAAGAAACAGTATTATTAGGATTTATGCGAGGACCTGAAGGTATAATCAATCGGGGAATCCTAAGTAGTGCAATAGTAGCTGCGGGCGTTATTCGTTCACATTTAGAAGCAGTTCTTTTTAGAAATGATTTTCAAGCATCCTTAAATATGCAAAATTTAATAAATGCAAAAAAAATGTGATGAAGCACTAAAAATTCATAAAAACAATGGCAATTTACATAATAACGAAATTACATGGGTAGAAAAAACTTATGGATTATTATCAGGTTCGGTGCATCAGGGGTTAGCGCTGTCGCGAGGTGAAATTTGGATGATGATCCGTGTTGTTAAGCATATTTCGAATAAGCTCTTAAATAAAAATTTAAAAAAAATTCGGATAACTTTATGAAAAACATTATTGTAGTCGCTGATAAAGATTTAAAAAGTTTCGGAAGAGAACTTGTTCATGCAATATCGAAAACAAAAATAGCAAAGGCATCATTGTTTACACCTAAACAATATACCGATAACGAATATCAAATCGGAGGTACTCAGTGTGTCATCTTCTTGGGGAAAAATGATGTGTCAAAAGATTTCATTCCCTTAATTCAAAAGAAATATGAGAAACACGGCATTGTTTGGGGATATGACGCTTCAAAGACTGTAGTTTATATTGAATCTACTAATGTGGATTTAGATAATTTGAAAAAGGAATTTAGCCTAATTAAAGAAGAAAGAAAAGCTTCTTTTGATAAAACTTGGATTTGCGGAAATGCTATTATTGACATATTGTTGTACGAATTATGGTTTAAATGGTTCGATCCAATTTATTGGATTTCTTATTTAATAAAGTACAAAAAGAAAATAAAATTAACAAAAGAATTACAAATGAAACTTGGAATCATCTCATTTTTAAAAGACGGATTTGATGAATTTGTAAAGGTTGATTTGACATGAATAACTTCAAAGATTCGTTTCAAAAGACAATGGAATCTTTTGGCGGTTCTTATGGAAGCTATGGTGGCGAAAATTATGTAAATGAGGTTCAAGAAGAAATTGAAAAAACAGTTCACAAAATAATTGAAATTGGAAATACTAAGGTGTACCCCATTGTCTAGACAATTATTTAATAAAAATAAGATAGAATTTTAGTATTGTTTATGCGAAGTATCTTTTAATTATTTGATGAGCAGGAAAACGGAATGGAGCGGAGCGGAATGGAGTTTTTCTGCTCATCCGCTGTGCATTTCTCCGTTCTTGCTTTCTTGCCATTTTTACCCGGTCAGTTCAAGAGTATTTACCATCTCTCCTTTCCGTGCCTTTTTGTTACTACAATACAGCGTTGCTGGCGCTCTGTATTCAAGCGACTGATGTAATCTCTCGTTGTTATAAAAATCAAAATACCTCCTTAAACCATCCACTGCCTCTCTTACCGTCTTATAGTCTTTTAAATACACCTCCTCGTATTTTATCGACCTCCACAAACGCTCTATAAAAATGTTATCAAACACTCGTCCCCTTCCATCCATGCTGATCTTTACCCCGGCTCCCTCTAATTTCCCAGTAAACGCATTGCTCGTAAACTGCGATCCCTGGTCCGTGTTAAATATCTCAGGGCATCCCTTCCTTATTGCCCTGTCTAATGCTTCCAGACAAAATCCCACATCCAGGGTTATTGATGTCTCCCACGACAGCACATACCGACTATACCAGTCCATTATTGCCATGAGATATACATACCCCTGATTGAGCCGTATGTACGTTATATCCGCACACCACACGTGATCTGGATACTCTATACTCAATCCTCTGAGTAAATATGGGTATTTCTTGTGTCCTTCACCTCCTTTACTTAGCCAAGGCTTCGGATAGATCGCATATAATCCCATCTTCCTCATTAACCGTTTTACCCTCTTAGGGTTTACCTCATGCCCTTCCTTTCTTAACCATGCCGTCAACCGCCTTACCCCATAAAACGGATACCCCGTATAATACTCATCTATCAGGTTCATCAATTGAAGATTATATGCACTCTCACCAATCGCCTTATAATAAAAGACTGAACGGGATATCCCCAGTAACTCACACTGCCGACTTACACTTATCTCCTCATTTTCTGGCTCTATTAACCTCTTCCTTTCCTCAACCGTTGATCCCAACTTTTTTTTTCAGCCAATCCAGTTCAACCTTCAATTGCCCTATCTGCTGGTACAACGACGCACGCAATTCATCCTCCTTTCTGGCATCTTGCACCTTCTTCAGCGAAAATATCCTCGGTATCTCTTCTATTACCTGCTTCTTCCACTGTGCTATCTGCGTTGGGTGTACCCCATATTGCCCTGCTAGCTCGTTTGCAGTCTTCTCCCCCTTTATCGCTTCTATCGCTACTCTCGCCTTAAATTCCCCATTATATTGCTTCCTCTCCACCTCTTATTTTATACCCCCTTTCCAAACCTTTTTCTCTTCCATGCCTGCCTTTAGCCAGGCATGATTTTCTATCTTAACATACTGTCCAGTTTTTGGGGTACATTATATACCGACAAAAATATTCATTATATTAAAGGAGATATTGCCGAACCGTGGCATGCTGGAACTACCAATATTTATGCAGTTACAAAGGGCATAGAAGGAATTGATGCAGTAGTACCAAGAGATAGAACTCCGATCGATATTACTGCCTATAGTCCAATTGAATATTTAAAAGAACAACTAAAAGCACAAGTAAAATATTATAAAACTCCAGAAGCTACGGTAAAAGCGATAAGCAATCCTAAATATGATGGACTAATAAAGATTGTCCCATCCGATCAATTAGAAGCTGTCAAAGAAGCTGCATATCAACTGTACTTAAAGAATCTCCAGACAAGACCTGAAATGGCAAATCAATATCTGCATACCTATCAAGCAGCAACGGATAGGCTAAGCCTGGAAAATGCGCATAGTACACCCCTTTCTGAAAAGGAAGCACTTGCTATTGCTAAAGAAATTATCAAGGATAAATTTGATCCTGAAAGACATGGCCTAAATACACTGAATTTTATCAGTTGGTCAGATATTGCACGCCAATCAGGAGAAGCAGCCCTTAATGCCGCCGTCATTACTGCCGTTTTAAAATCGGCTCCACATCTATGGACAACCTTAAAGACCTTTCTTGACGAAGGGAGAGTAAATAAAGAATCACTTCAAAAACTCGGATTCTCAACCTTGAAAGGTTCTTCAGAAGGCGCCCTGAGAGGTGGAATTTCTGCTGCATTAACTGCTTCATGTAAAGCGGGTCTTTTAGGAGAGGCTTTTAAAAATGTTGCTCCCACAGTAATTGCCGCTGCCACTGTTGTTGCTTTAAATACAATGCGTAACTCAATAGCATTATATGAAGGCAAATTGTCCCCTGGACAGTTTGCAGAAACCTGCATACGTGATGTTTTTGTAATAAGCTGTGGTGTTTTAGGGGCAAGCACGTTCCAAACGATTATACCTATACCACTTCTCGGCGCTCTTGTGGGTAATTTTATAGGAAGCACGTGTGCCGTGTTAATTTTTGAAGGGAGCAAATCCGTTTTCTTATCATTCTTTATTGAATCTGGTATTTCTTTCTTTAATATCGTTAAACAAGATTACATTATCCCACGGGAAATCCTTGAAAGATGTGGCTTTGATTTAATTCAGATTGATAAGATCGAACTTGATACAATCGAATTAGACACTATTAAACTGGACAAACTTAATTTAAGCACATCCAAAACGGAAGGTATTGACATTACGTTATTGAAAAGAGGGTTGATTAACGTTAATACGATAGGATATGTATATTAAGCAGAGAACGGGCGATCGGATCAGGTCTTTCTTTTTGATGTAACGAGTTTCGCAGGTTGGGCGGGAATAATTTGAATCGTTGAGTTTCGCTCCATTCAACCCAAACTACGTAATTGAAACACACCCCTCTAACCCCTCTCAAGAGGGGAATAAACCTGTCCTCTACTTCGGTTGAGGAAAATCCCTCCCGGGAGGGGTGCAGGGGTGGGTAAATTTCACCTCATAAATCTTTTCGAAAGGAAGGTTACCATGAGTACGATTAAGAAAGTCGTAAATATTGCCAAAAAGAAATTAGGCCGCAGTGTGAATGAGGCGAAGGATTGGATAAGACAGGAAATCAAAAAGCTTACCGAAGGCGAAATCACACTAACGGAAGGTTTTATTAATGACTGCATCAGCGAATTCACACAAAACCATTCGGTCGAATTACATGATGGGTGTCTTGTATACAGTGGAGAAAACCTTATACCGGTTGCAAAGAAAATTGAGGTTACGTGTGCGTATGATTCGTGCGATTTTCGTAACGATACGAAGGCGATAATCATCAAACTCTTAGACCTCAAACCTTTTTACCTGAAACCGGCATTACTTGCGCTCCCCATAAAATTTCCATTTATAAAAACTTCAAAGAATGCAGAGGACACAAGATTGGTCACCTGCCATCTGAACGAAATCCCTTCACTCAAGGACAACAAGATACTGAACAGCCCATTTATGAAGTATCTCACGATAGAATACCTGAAATGCGAAGAGGGCAAGGTCACGATAAAACTGGGGAGGGCAGGAACCCTGGAAGACGTTATCAATGATGCTGTGGCAATTGTATCAAAACAGGAATAATTTGAATCGTTGGGTTTCGCTTCGCTCAACGCAAACTCAATAATTTGAAAACAGGTCTATATTTTCTGACAGTCTGTTGACTTTCCATTTCAATTCTGCTAGCTTTAAAATATAATTTCCCTGATGGGACTTGATTATGTTACAATGATTCACCGAAAATTCAGAGAAATACATAAATAATGACTTTAAAACGGAAGATAAATTATGAAATTACTTAATTGTCGGATTTTACTCAGGAAGGAACCAGAGGGCGGTTATACAGTAATTGTTCCTAGTTTGCCAGGCTGTATTACATATGGAGATACTATTGATGAGGCAATCAAAATGGCAAAAGAAGCAATTGGGCTGTATATAGAAAGTTTGAAAACACATGGTGAAGAAATACCTACCGAGGAGGATACCTTAGAATATACCTTAACGATAAAATCTCATGCCTAAACTTTCCCCCTCTTACTCCTCAACAGGTCATTAAGCTCATTGAAAGAAAAGGGTTTATTCTTGATAGGACAAAAGGCAGTCATCATATTTACTACCACCCAGAAAACAAAAGAAGGGTTGTTATCCCATTTCATAAAAAAGACCTGCCTATAGGAACCTTGCATGAAATTTTAAAACAAGCAGGTATAAGTCGGGAAGAAATACACGAACTTCTGAAATAATAATTCAAAATGCTTATTGAGTTTGCTCAGCAAATATCAATATATTGTACTGACACTCCCCAAAATACCCCTGCTAATGATAATTTGCTGTGTGAACTCAATAAGCATTTTTTGTAATAAGCTGTAGTGTTTTAGGGGCAAGCACGTTCCAAACGATTATACCCATACACTTCTTGGTGCTCTTGTGGGTAATTTTTAGGGAGCACATGCGCCGGGGGTAGAGTAGGGCCGCATCTTAAAAGTTAAATAATCATACTTTTATTTAATAATATTTAACAGGTTGTCCGGGAATTCAACGACAGCCACAAGCGATGTGACCCTGTGAACTTCTCTATGCCATGTTTATCAGTAATTTTCCATTGACAAATATTTTACAATTAAGTAAACATAAACAAATGCGTACAGTAAAGCAAAAAGATTGAAATAATTACGGAGTTAAAATTATGATAACGATAAAGAAAGAAGCGCTGGAAGTAATTTCCAGGCTGCCTGATTCAGCTAATATGGACGATATTATGTATCATCTTTATGTTTTAGATAAAATTAGAAAAGGGCAAGAAGCGATAAAAGACGGTAAAATCATTTCAGTTGAAGAATTGAAAAAAGAAATGAAATCATGGTAGTCTGGTCTATTCCTGCAAAACAGGATTTGAAGGAGATATATGATTACATAGCAAGAGACTCGAAATATTATGCAGAAAAGGTTTCGCAAGGCATTGTAGAAAAATCTGAACTGTTACATAAATTTCCCAAAATTGGAAGAGTTGTTCCCGAAATTGGCGAAGCGAATATTCGGGAAGTGATTGTCTACTCATATCGTCTTATCTACGAAGTATCATCCGATAAAATTGAAATTCTCACACTAATTCATTGCAAGCAGGATTTTTCATCGGCAAGTTAAATCTTTTTATTCATAATTGCCTTGAGTGCTTTAACTGATTTTTGATAATCGTCACCACTGCCTCCTCTATCAACATAAAAAAATCAATGCTTCGCTTAATTTATCAGCGCGATTCTTTGCTTAATTACAGCAGGCTCAAGTTTGCATGTCTGTGCGTAACTGCACACAAGCAGGCAACATTAACCCACTGATGGAAATTATCAAATATAAATTTAATCCCGAAAGACACAGCTTAAATTAAGGGTATTTATCGGTTGGTCCGATATTGCCCGCCAATCGGGAGAAGCAACCCTTAATGCTGCCGTCCTTACCGCCGTTTTAAAATCGGCTCCACATCTATGGACGACCTTAAAGACCTTTCTTGACGAAGGGAGAGTGAATAAAGAATCACTGCAAAAACTTCGGCGGGTTCAGGTTTATAACCTGAACCCATGAATTTATATGGAGAATAGCGCTGTATACAATCGATAGCAAAGTAAGCAGTATAAAGCATGGGTTCAAGTTGAAAACTTGAACCCGCGGATGAAGTTTTTAAAAATGTTGACCACTATCGCCATTGCCTTGCCTTTTTAACACAGGGAACAGACTGGAAATACTGAAAGGCAACCGCAAAGGTCAATTTAGTATCAGAATCAATGATCAGTGGCGCATCTGTTTCATATGGCGGGACGTGGATGCCTATGAAGTAGAAATAGCGGACTATCATTAGAGAGAGGTGTGTCATGAAGAAAAAGTTACATCCTGTACATCCCGGCGAAGTCCTTTTGGAAGAATTCCTCAAGCCAATGGATATAAGTCAGAACAGCCTCGCGCTTAATATTGGTGTGCCAGCGCGGAGGATTAATGAAATTGTCCTTGGCAAGCGTGGAGTAACTGCTGATACTGCCCTCAGACTCGCAAGGTTTTTTGGAACATCTGCGGAGTTCTGGCTTGGTTTGCAAGCACAGTACGATTTAGATGTTACTGCTGAGAAGCTTGGCGAACGATTGGAGCAGGAAGTACAGAGATATACGAAGGTTGGATAAAGCTGAAAAACCAGCATTCCGAAGTCTTTATCACGGGAAGATGAGAGAAGAAATATTTTCAGTGATCATGATGGCCGCATTTCGTTTCTGAAAATTTTGGGAAAAATGTCGGACAGGTTTGAGGTTGAAGTTTATGCCTATGTTCTCATGAATACTAAATCGTGGTTTATTAATCTATCTTTTATGGGGTACAGGTTGGTGTAACAATCAAGAAATCGGATTACCATTTATAGACATCCTTTCTAAGTCGAACATGATAAATAACTACGGCCTTATTTTCAGTGTCAACCTGATAAATTACACGATAATCTCCAATTCGCAAACGATAGCTTGTCTCCGAGCCTTTCATTTTTCTGGATTGAACTGGAAAAGGGTTATCAGCAAGTCCTCCAATAGCATCAAGAATCTTTGGAATGAATTGTCTGTCAATTTTTCTCAGATCGTGTTCTAACGAACCTCTTGGCTCAATTTTATAAGAGCCCATCGGCTTTTAACCTTTTTTTAAGTTCTTCAAGACTAATAGCTGGTTCGTTTTTGCGCTCTGCTATGACTGTTAGATCGTGAATATCTTCTAACAGCTCTTCATAATCCTCAAGCGGTAAAATAACAGCTGTCTTGTTACCTGATTCATCTACTATAAATTGAGTGTCCATCATTCACTCCTTTCGTAAAGCGCTTTAAATCAAATAGGGAAAAATCAATGAACTGAATATATCAAGGCCTTTTACCGCTGTCAAGCAAGTATAATTCATAGTTACCAGGATGCCTGAGAATAGAGATTTTTGGGCCATGCAGGAGTCATGGTCAATGAAAGGGGCAAGATATAAGGGATCTTCATATTCCAATCGTAATGAAAGGTTCTTCAGAAGGCGTCCTGTTTGCTGTAGCTTGGATTAAGCGATAACGAATCCACCTTTCCCTGGTTGCGTGCGTTTACGCACAGGCAGACTGGAAATATTATTGGTGGATTCGGCGTAAAAACCAACGCCTTAATTGTTCGATTGAGCCTCACGACGAAGTCCACCCTACTCATAATTTAAGTACAACCAAAACGGAAGGTATTAACATTCCGTTACTGAAAAGAAGCCGTTTGTTACTACTGATAGGGAATTCTTGAAAATTTCCGAGGAAATGGATTTGGTACTATACGATGGAAAAGTTTAATGAGTTTCTGTTTGACAATTAATTATAAGATGTATAACATCAAATAAGACATAGCTAATAAATCATATATAGATATTGAGGTAAGACAATGAAGACATTAGTAAGTGATCGGGGGCAAGTAGTTATTCCAAAAAAGATACGGGAAACTATCCATATCGGCAAAGGTGATGAGTTGGAGGTTGAGGTTGTCGGAGAGACCATTGTTTTAAAGCCAATCAGGAGATTTAAAGCCAATAAGTGGCAGGATTATGCCGGAATAGGAGAAGGGATTGTGTCCGCCCATCTTAAGGACAAGAAACTTGCAAAAGATATGAATCTGCCTGTTATAACCGATGATCCTGAATTTAAGAGCGTCGGAAATATTATTAAAGTCATACCATTAACATCATAAGAGACCGGTATTATATGAATATCGCTGAAGATTTTTTATGAGGAACTCTGAATTAAGCACAGAGTAAAGCAGTTATCTCCAAAGGTTCAATCGAGATTAGTTGGAGTGGAAATAGGGATTAAATGAAAATGATTAAAAGAGAGGACATAGTATCTGAGAGGGGTAGGTCATCCTTGATTAGTGATTTAATTTTTTTCCCGTAACAATTAGTCAGGCAATTAAGATGTCACCATATCTGATTTTAATTTGACAGGGGTACAAAATGGGCAAGCACGTTCCAAACGATTATACCTGCATCCTTACGCCGTTTTAAAATCGGCTCCCCATCATACGGAAGCACTTTACAAAGAAACGAATAAGAATTTTGATGAAATGAAAAAGAGTGTTATGGACTTGTCATACCAGCTTGGCAGATTAAGAGGTAATCGCATAATGCCGCTCAGTGAAATTCTAATTGCTGAATTGGGTAGGGTGCCGGAAGATGTTCAAAATATCCTCTTGTCTTTAAAGGATGTTTGGATCAAATCTCTATGAAGTATGCTGTAAGGAAAAACGTTGTCTGGTAACGCTGGATTTGGATTTTGCGGATGTAACCCGCTTTCCTCCAGGTTCATCAAGTGGAATAGTTGTCATTCGTATTCACCGGAATCCAAGTTTTGCTTTACTGGAACAACTGGTACGGCAATTTCTGCAGGCACTCACTCAAATCCCGTTGAGAAGAAGCTTTGGGTTGTTGAG contains:
- a CDS encoding type II toxin-antitoxin system RelE/ParE family toxin, which produces MVVWSIPAKQDLKEIYDYIARDSKYYAEKVSQGIVEKSELLHKFPKIGRVVPEIGEANIREVIVYSYRLIYEVSSDKIEILTLIHCKQDFSSAS
- a CDS encoding AbrB/MazE/SpoVT family DNA-binding domain-containing protein; amino-acid sequence: MKTLVSDRGQVVIPKKIRETIHIGKGDELEVEVVGETIVLKPIRRFKANKWQDYAGIGEGIVSAHLKDKKLAKDMNLPVITDDPEFKSVGNIIKVIPLTS
- a CDS encoding type II toxin-antitoxin system HicA family toxin, which produces MKLIERKGFILDRTKGSHHIYYHPENKRRVVIPFHKKDLPIGTLHEILKQAGISREEIHELLK
- a CDS encoding HigA family addiction module antitoxin, with amino-acid sequence MKKKLHPVHPGEVLLEEFLKPMDISQNSLALNIGVPARRINEIVLGKRGVTADTALRLARFFGTSAEFWLGLQAQYDLDVTAEKLGERLEQEVQRYTKVG
- a CDS encoding IS3 family transposase (programmed frameshift); its protein translation is MERKQYNGEFKARVAIEAIKGEKTANELAGQYGVHPTQIAQWKKQVIEEIPRIFSLKKVQDARKEDELRASLYQQIGQLKVELDWLKKKVLGSTVEERKRLIEPENEEISVSRQCELLGISRSVFYYKAIGESAYNLQLMNLIDEYYTGYPFYGVRRLTAWLRKEGHEVNPKRVKRLMRKMGLYAIYPKPWLSKGGEGHKKYPYLLRGLSIEYPDHVWCADITYIRLNQGYVYLMAIMDWYSRYVLSWETSITLDVGFCLEALDRAIRKGCPEIFNTDQGSQFTSNAFTGKLEGAGVKISMDGRGRVFDNIFIERLWRSIKYEEVYLKDYKTVREAVDGLRRYFDFYNNERLHQSLEYRAPATLYCSNKKARKGEMVNTLELTG
- a CDS encoding type II toxin-antitoxin system HicB family antitoxin translates to MKLLNCRILLRKEPEGGYTVIVPSLPGCITYGDTIDEAIKMAKEAIGLYIESLKTHGEEIPTEEDTLEYTLTIKSHA
- a CDS encoding DUF5615 family PIN-like protein; the encoded protein is MFGSNLYEVCCKEKRCLVTLDLDFADVTRFPPGSSSGIVVIRIHRNPSFALLEQLVRQFLQALTQIPLRRSFGLLRLVESGFISRKQKEANESYIILR
- a CDS encoding type II toxin-antitoxin system RelE family toxin translates to MGSYKIEPRGSLEHDLRKIDRQFIPKILDAIGGLADNPFPVQSRKMKGSETSYRLRIGDYRVIYQVDTENKAVVIYHVRLRKDVYKW